The DNA window AGTTGGGGCTCCTCGCGCAACTGTGACGAAGCGCACGCCCCGGCGCCGATTCGCCCCTTCCGTCACGTATTTCCGCAGGTCAGCGGGGACACTGCCGAAGGTGGGGAATCGTTTGCCTGGCAAGGACTGGCCGTGGGCGGACACCGCACGTGGGCACGTGTCTCGAAATCGTGAGACCTCCCATCGGGCTGAGACGCACCGACGTACGATGAAATCGAGAAGAAGAACGTTCGCTAAAGCGCCGCCACCCGGCGGACATCCCGCCCCGATGCGGCGTGAGGAGGTCGTCGCTCCGGTGACCAAGCAGGTGCTGCAGGTCGACCGTGTGATCATTCGCTTCGCCGGAGACTCCGGTGACGGAATGCAGTTGACCGGTGACCGATTCACCCAGGAGACGGCGGCCTTCGGCAACGACCTCTCCACTTTGCCCAACTTCCCGGCGGAGATCCGCGCACCGGCTGGCACGTTGCCGGGCGTCTCCTCGTTCCAGATCCACTTCGCCGACCACGACATCCTCACGCCCGGCGACGCGCCGGACGTGCTGGTCGTGATGAACCCAGCCGCGCTCAAGGCCAACCTGCCGGACCTGCCGCGCGGCGCGACGATCATCGCCGACAGCGACGAGTTCACCAAGCGCAACCTCACGAAGGTGGGTTACGACGCGAACCCGCTCGAGGACGACTCGCTCGCGGCCTACCAGCTGCACTCGTTCGCGCTCACCTCGATGACGACCGAGGCGGTCAAGGAGTTCGGGCTGTCCCGCAAGGACGCGTCCCGGGCGAAGAACATGTACGCGCTGGGCATCGTGTCCTGGCTGTACAACAGGCCGACCGACTCGACGTTGTCGTTCCTGACCTCGAAGTTCGCGAAGGTGCCGGCGATCCGCGACGCCAACATCGCGGCGTTCCGGGCCGGGTGGAACTTCGGCGAGACCGCCGAGGCGTTCGCGGTGTCGTACCAGGTCAAGCCGGCCGAGATGAAGGCGGGAACGTACCGCAACATCTCCGGCAACCTGGCCTTGGCGTACGGGCTGATCGCGGGCACCCAACGCGCCGGGCTGCCGCTGTTCCTGGGGTCGTATCCGATCACCCCGGCGAGCGACGTGCTGCACGAGCTCAGCCGGCACAAGTCGTTCGGTGTGACGACGTTCCAGGCCGAGGACGAGATCGCCGGCATCACCGCGGCGATCGGCGCCGCCTTCGGTGGCGCGGTCGGCGTCACGTCGACCTCCGGCCCGGGCATGGCACTGAAGGCGGAGTCGATCGGGCTCGCGGTGTCGCTCGAGCTGCCGTTGGTCATTGCCGACATCCAGCGCGCGGGACCGTCGACCGGCATGCCCACGAAGACCGAGCAGGCCGACCTGCTGATGGCGATGTACGGGCGCAACGGCGAGGCCCCGGTGCCGATCGTCGCGCCGCAGTCGCCGGCCGACTGCTTCGACGCGGCGATCGAGGCAGTGCGGATCGCGGTCACGTACCGGACGCCGGTGATCATGCTGTCCGACGGCTACCTGGCGAACGGCTCGGAGCCGTGGCGGATCCCGAAGGTGGCGGAGCTGCCCGAGATCAAGGTCGAGTTTGCGACCGAGCCCAACCACGAGACCGAGACCGGCGAGCGGGTGTTCTGGCCGTACAAGCGCGACCCGGAGACGCTGGCCCGTCCGTGGGCGGTGCCGGGGACCGCGGGCCTGGAGCACCGGATCGGCGGCATCGAGAAGGCCGACGGGCACGGCAACATCTCCTACGACCCGGACAACCACGACCTGATGATCCGCACGCGTCAAGCCAAGATTGACGCGATCGCTCGGACGATTCCTCCTCTGGAGGTGGACGATCCGACCAGCGACGCGCGGGTGCTCGTGCTGGGCTGGGGTTCGACGTACGGCCCGATCGGCGCGGCCTGCCGGGCGGTTCGCGAGCTCGGGACACCGGTCGCGCAGGCGCACCTGCGGCACCTCAACCCGTTGCCGCCGGACCTCGGCGAGGTCCTGAAGGCGTACGACCGGGTGCTGGTGCCGGAGATGAACCTGGGCCAGCTGTCGATGCTGCTGCGCGGCAGGTTCCTGGTCGACGTGGTCAGCTACAACCGGGTGCGAGGCATGCCGTTCACCAGCACCGAGCTGACGGCGGCGATCACCGACCTGGTGGGCTCGCTGGAGGACGCCGACGAGTCGGCGCCCGCGGAGCAGGAGATGCGCGTTCGATGACCGACACTGTCAACCTCGGCTTGCCCTCGCTCACGGGTGTCCCGAAGGCCGATGCCCCGCAGACGCGGAAGGACTTCACCTCCGACCAGGAGGTGCGCTGGTGCCCGGGCTGCGGTGACTACGCGATCCTGGCGGCGATGCAGGGCTTCCTGCCGGAGCTGGGGGTGCGGCGCGAGAACGTCGTGTTCGTCTCCGGCATCGGCTGCTCGTCGCGGTTCCCGTACTACCTGAACACCTACGGCGTGCACGGTATCCACGG is part of the Tenggerimyces flavus genome and encodes:
- a CDS encoding 2-oxoacid:acceptor oxidoreductase subunit alpha, with protein sequence MRREEVVAPVTKQVLQVDRVIIRFAGDSGDGMQLTGDRFTQETAAFGNDLSTLPNFPAEIRAPAGTLPGVSSFQIHFADHDILTPGDAPDVLVVMNPAALKANLPDLPRGATIIADSDEFTKRNLTKVGYDANPLEDDSLAAYQLHSFALTSMTTEAVKEFGLSRKDASRAKNMYALGIVSWLYNRPTDSTLSFLTSKFAKVPAIRDANIAAFRAGWNFGETAEAFAVSYQVKPAEMKAGTYRNISGNLALAYGLIAGTQRAGLPLFLGSYPITPASDVLHELSRHKSFGVTTFQAEDEIAGITAAIGAAFGGAVGVTSTSGPGMALKAESIGLAVSLELPLVIADIQRAGPSTGMPTKTEQADLLMAMYGRNGEAPVPIVAPQSPADCFDAAIEAVRIAVTYRTPVIMLSDGYLANGSEPWRIPKVAELPEIKVEFATEPNHETETGERVFWPYKRDPETLARPWAVPGTAGLEHRIGGIEKADGHGNISYDPDNHDLMIRTRQAKIDAIARTIPPLEVDDPTSDARVLVLGWGSTYGPIGAACRAVRELGTPVAQAHLRHLNPLPPDLGEVLKAYDRVLVPEMNLGQLSMLLRGRFLVDVVSYNRVRGMPFTSTELTAAITDLVGSLEDADESAPAEQEMRVR